The [Actinobacillus] rossii genome contains a region encoding:
- the atzC gene encoding cytosine deaminase has protein sequence MKNHVRSFKTYIRDEIIKKGGWVNAHAHADRAFTMTPEKISIYHNSNLQQKWDLVDEVKRTSTVEDYYARFCQAIELMISQGVTAFGTFVDIDPVCEDRAIIAAHKAREVYKHDITLKFANQTLKGVIEPTAKKWFDIGSEMVDMIGGLPYRDELDYGRGLEAMDILLDKAKSLGIMCHVHVDQFNTPKEKETEQLCDKTIEHRMEGRVVAIHGISIGTHSKDYRYALYEKMRKAKMMMIACPMAWIDSNRKEELMPFHNALTPADEMIPEGITVALGTDNICDYMVPLCEGDLWQELSLLAAGCRFPNLDEMVNIASMNGRKVLGLDV, from the coding sequence ATGAAGAACCACGTTCGTAGCTTTAAAACCTATATCAGAGACGAAATCATTAAAAAAGGTGGCTGGGTAAATGCGCATGCGCATGCTGATCGTGCTTTTACGATGACCCCAGAAAAAATTAGCATTTACCATAATAGTAATTTGCAACAAAAATGGGATTTAGTCGATGAAGTTAAACGCACATCAACGGTGGAAGATTATTATGCGCGTTTTTGTCAAGCTATTGAATTGATGATTTCACAGGGGGTCACTGCATTTGGTACCTTTGTTGATATTGATCCTGTGTGTGAAGATCGTGCCATTATTGCAGCCCACAAAGCACGTGAAGTTTACAAACATGATATTACTTTAAAATTTGCCAACCAAACGTTAAAAGGCGTTATCGAACCGACGGCGAAAAAATGGTTTGATATTGGTTCTGAAATGGTAGATATGATTGGCGGTTTGCCTTATCGTGATGAATTAGATTATGGTCGCGGTTTAGAAGCGATGGATATCCTACTTGATAAAGCGAAGTCCTTAGGGATTATGTGCCACGTTCATGTTGACCAATTTAATACACCAAAAGAAAAAGAAACGGAACAGCTCTGTGATAAAACCATTGAACATCGTATGGAAGGTCGTGTCGTTGCAATTCACGGTATTTCTATTGGTACGCATTCAAAAGATTATCGCTATGCACTATACGAAAAAATGCGCAAAGCTAAAATGATGATGATTGCTTGCCCTATGGCGTGGATTGATAGTAATCGTAAAGAAGAATTAATGCCGTTTCATAATGCATTAACCCCAGCGGATGAGATGATTCCAGAAGGGATTACAGTTGCCCTTGGTACAGATAATATTTGTGACTATATGGTGCCACTTTGTGAAGGAGATTTATGGCAAGAATTAAGTTTACTTGCCGCGGGTTGCCGTTTTCCTAATTTAGATGAAATGGTAAATATCGCCAGTATGAACGGACGCAAAGTGTTAGGGTTGGATGTGTAA